GGCGTGGGATCACAAGGCACAGGCGCGTCCGCCGCGAACGGCCTGCGGATGGGCGCGGCTGGTTGCGGGGCCTGAACCTGACGAGCTTCAGGCCCCGCAACGGGGTCAGGCGTTCTCGCGCTGGAAGGTGCGGGCACCCCACAGCACGGCGAGCACCGTCATCACCAGCAGTACGACGCTGCCGGTGAACAGCGTGTCCATGCTGAAGTCACCGCGGAACACTCCGCGCTGCGCCTCCACCACGTGGCTGAACGGGTTGATCCGCGAGATCGCGTAGAGCCAGTCGGGCGCGAGCCCGGTGGTGATCGGGATCAGAATCCCGGACAGCAGCAGCAAGGGCAGCAGGATGACGTTCAACAGTGCCGGGAAGGCCTCCTCACTCTTCATCCGGAGCGCGAGGGCATAGGAGGAGGACGCGAGGGTGATCGCCAGCAGGGCCACGATCACCAGGCTGAGCAGCACTCCGCCGAGGGGAGCGTTCAGCCCGAACACGAGATA
The sequence above is drawn from the Amycolatopsis aidingensis genome and encodes:
- a CDS encoding ABC transporter permease, which encodes MLRDSWLIFRRDLILSTRNPTWLMIQIMQPLLYLVLFGPLMEKMVQNTPGFPPGNAWQIFTPALIVMIALFGSSFVGFALLADYRTGVVERLRVTPVSRLALLLGKVVMNAIQAVVQAVLLILLAYLVFGLNAPLGGVLLSLVIVALLAITLASSSYALALRMKSEEAFPALLNVILLPLLLLSGILIPITTGLAPDWLYAISRINPFSHVVEAQRGVFRGDFSMDTLFTGSVVLLVMTVLAVLWGARTFQRENA